The proteins below come from a single Saccharopolyspora sp. SCSIO 74807 genomic window:
- a CDS encoding acyl-CoA synthetase: MRRLRNQGLGSWPARRARMTPHRIAVRYGDLRLTYAEFAARVADLARGLHEKGVRSGDRVAFLGPNHPAFLTTLFACGRLGAVFVPVNSRFTASEVDHVVRDSGCSALIHTADRAETAAQLGIERLRTMPVDAPTPSADAAEPPDLPVTLDDPCLIMYTSGSTGRPKGVVLTHGNLTWNSYNVLVENDLTADERTLIVAPLFHAAALGMVCLPTLLKGGEVLLHPSFDAGAVLEAIERDRVTLMFGVPAMYDALAAHEEWAGTDLSSLRHLLCGGAPVPTATIQRYLARGLSFSQGYGMTEAAPGALFLDREHTTSKIGSAGVPSFFTGVRVVDAAGRDVVPGERGEVVVSGPNVMRGYWNRPEETAIALRDGEFRSGDVAEVDEDGYVYIVDRIKDLIISGGENIYPAEVENEVHDFPGVESCAVIGVPDEKWGEAVRAVVVRAPGADFDAAALLAHLRGRLAGYKVPKSVRFAEALPRTGSGKISKSEVRDRFGD, from the coding sequence GTGAGGCGGTTGCGCAACCAAGGGCTCGGCTCCTGGCCCGCGCGGCGGGCTCGGATGACTCCGCACCGGATCGCCGTCCGCTACGGTGATCTCCGCCTGACCTATGCCGAGTTCGCTGCACGCGTGGCCGACCTCGCGCGCGGGTTGCACGAGAAAGGTGTGCGCAGCGGCGATCGGGTGGCCTTCCTCGGCCCGAACCATCCGGCCTTCCTTACGACGTTGTTCGCCTGCGGACGGCTCGGTGCGGTGTTCGTGCCGGTGAATTCCCGCTTCACGGCGTCCGAAGTGGACCACGTGGTGCGGGATTCCGGTTGTTCGGCGCTGATCCACACCGCCGATCGAGCCGAAACCGCGGCCCAGCTCGGCATCGAGCGGCTGCGCACGATGCCGGTCGACGCGCCGACGCCGTCCGCGGACGCGGCCGAGCCGCCGGACCTGCCGGTCACGCTCGACGATCCCTGCTTGATCATGTACACCTCGGGCAGCACCGGCCGCCCCAAGGGTGTGGTGCTCACGCACGGAAACCTGACCTGGAACAGCTACAACGTGCTGGTCGAGAACGACCTGACCGCCGACGAGCGCACGCTGATCGTCGCGCCGCTGTTCCACGCGGCCGCGCTGGGCATGGTCTGCCTTCCGACGCTGCTCAAAGGCGGCGAAGTGCTGCTGCACCCGTCGTTCGACGCCGGTGCGGTGCTCGAGGCGATCGAGCGGGACCGCGTGACGCTGATGTTCGGCGTGCCCGCGATGTACGACGCCCTTGCGGCGCACGAGGAATGGGCCGGGACCGACCTGTCGAGTCTGCGGCATCTGCTGTGCGGCGGTGCGCCGGTGCCGACCGCGACGATTCAGCGTTACCTCGCAAGGGGTTTGAGCTTCTCGCAGGGCTACGGCATGACCGAGGCGGCGCCGGGCGCGCTGTTCCTGGACCGCGAGCACACCACCAGCAAGATCGGATCAGCCGGGGTGCCGTCGTTCTTCACCGGCGTCCGCGTCGTCGACGCCGCCGGACGCGACGTGGTGCCCGGTGAGCGCGGTGAAGTGGTGGTCAGCGGGCCGAACGTGATGCGCGGCTACTGGAACCGGCCGGAAGAGACCGCGATCGCGTTGCGCGACGGCGAATTCCGCTCCGGCGATGTCGCCGAGGTCGACGAGGACGGTTACGTCTACATCGTCGACCGCATCAAAGACCTGATCATTTCCGGCGGGGAGAACATCTACCCGGCCGAGGTGGAGAACGAGGTCCACGATTTTCCCGGCGTGGAATCCTGCGCGGTGATCGGTGTTCCGGACGAGAAGTGGGGCGAAGCCGTGCGCGCCGTGGTGGTTCGCGCACCGGGCGCGGACTTCGACGCCGCGGCGCTGCTGGCGCACCTGCGCGGGCGGCTGGCCGGCTACAAGGTGCCGAAGTCGGTGCGGTTCGCCGAGGCGTTGCCCCGCACCGGCTCCGGCAAGATCAGCAAGTCCGAGGTGCGCGACCGCTTCGGCGACTGA
- the cutA gene encoding divalent-cation tolerance protein CutA, producing MADHVQVVTTTDSEQAAAELARSIVDARVGACVQVAQIRSFYRWDDAVQDDPEWQLQVKTSAERLEALIEHIRANHSYDVPEVIATPIIGGNRAYLTWVESETMQ from the coding sequence ATGGCTGATCACGTGCAGGTCGTGACGACGACGGACTCCGAGCAGGCCGCTGCCGAGCTGGCCCGCAGCATCGTGGACGCCCGCGTGGGGGCGTGCGTGCAGGTCGCGCAGATCCGCAGCTTCTACCGCTGGGACGACGCGGTGCAGGACGACCCGGAGTGGCAGCTGCAGGTCAAGACCTCCGCGGAACGGCTGGAGGCGCTGATCGAGCACATCCGGGCGAACCACTCCTACGACGTGCCGGAGGTCATCGCCACCCCGATCATCGGCGGCAACCGCGCCTACCTGACCTGGGTGGAGTCGGAAACCATGCAGTGA
- a CDS encoding MaoC family dehydratase N-terminal domain-containing protein: protein MLEEHLAGWPPEALTESDPMPPEPARALAAVLETPDEFGDESELPALWHWIYFLEWARHGELGPDGHPLEGHFLPPIPDRRRMFAGGRLTLSTPLVLGRPAQRTSSLDNVAVKQGRSGEMAFVTVRNEYRQDGALRLVEEQDYVYRSGESGGKSPQEHHVSPAESDAPWQEPFTGDPVRLFRFSALTANSHRIHYDAPYAREVESYPGLVVHGPLLVLLMTEMARRRTGRGVSSVDYRLKRPVFAGDPVLVTGRPEGTAADLTVLTGHDTVHAQAHVQLA, encoded by the coding sequence GTGCTTGAGGAACACTTGGCGGGCTGGCCCCCGGAGGCGCTGACGGAATCGGATCCGATGCCGCCGGAACCCGCGCGGGCGCTCGCGGCCGTGCTGGAGACGCCGGACGAGTTCGGCGACGAGTCCGAGCTTCCCGCGCTGTGGCACTGGATCTACTTCCTGGAGTGGGCGCGGCACGGCGAGCTCGGCCCGGACGGGCATCCGCTCGAAGGGCACTTCCTGCCGCCGATTCCGGACCGCAGGAGGATGTTCGCGGGCGGGCGGCTCACCCTGTCGACTCCCCTGGTGCTCGGTCGCCCCGCGCAACGAACGTCCTCTTTGGACAACGTCGCGGTGAAGCAGGGACGCTCCGGTGAGATGGCGTTCGTGACCGTGCGCAACGAGTACCGGCAGGACGGTGCGCTGCGGCTGGTCGAGGAGCAGGACTACGTCTACCGCTCCGGCGAGAGCGGCGGGAAAAGCCCGCAGGAGCACCACGTTTCGCCCGCCGAGTCAGATGCCCCTTGGCAGGAACCGTTCACCGGTGACCCCGTCCGGTTGTTCCGCTTCAGCGCGCTGACGGCGAATTCGCACCGCATCCACTACGACGCGCCTTACGCGCGGGAGGTCGAGTCGTATCCCGGGCTGGTCGTGCACGGGCCGCTGCTGGTGCTGCTGATGACCGAGATGGCTCGGCGCCGCACCGGGCGTGGCGTGTCCTCAGTGGACTACCGGCTGAAACGTCCCGTGTTCGCCGGTGATCCGGTGCTGGTCACCGGACGACCCGAGGGCACCGCAGCCGATCTCACCGTGCTCACCGGCCACGACACCGTGCACGCCCAAGCCCACGTCCAGCTCGCCTGA
- a CDS encoding MmgE/PrpD family protein, translating into MTSTAATLARWAAEFTPGPDDLELARRSLLDTAAVALAAREHPLTGIAAGLPDAARWAAIGHVLDFDDLHIESTTHISVVVVPAVLAAGGGADAYLAGAGVMARLGERLGWQHYSAGWHATCTAGAPAAAVAAGRAMGLDAERLATAMALAVPAAGGAQKAFGTHGKSLQVGFAAEAGVRAAGLARAGASADPAALDDWLRLVGGQPGDLALNGPAVPGGLAIKVFPCCYAMQRPIAALREVRGDIRGEVRRVRVRTPEGTVQPLIHDRPGTGLQGKFSMQYAVATALLDDYPDFASFSDEAVARPEAQKLLRRVETAYPPGADGLLAGAVDIEVEHDGEPLRTELVHPPGSPSRPPNSAELAEKLSACGAAGLLDGGNWKSVRDLLDRTFPRQGVID; encoded by the coding sequence ATGACCAGCACCGCTGCAACCCTCGCCCGCTGGGCCGCGGAGTTCACCCCGGGCCCGGACGACCTCGAACTGGCGCGGCGTTCGCTGCTGGACACCGCCGCGGTCGCCCTCGCCGCCCGCGAGCATCCGCTGACCGGGATCGCGGCCGGCTTGCCGGACGCCGCGCGGTGGGCCGCGATCGGGCACGTGCTCGACTTCGACGACCTGCACATCGAGTCGACCACGCACATCAGCGTCGTCGTGGTCCCGGCCGTGCTGGCCGCGGGCGGGGGAGCGGACGCCTACCTCGCCGGGGCCGGAGTGATGGCGCGGCTCGGCGAACGGCTCGGGTGGCAGCACTACTCGGCCGGATGGCACGCGACCTGCACCGCCGGAGCGCCTGCCGCTGCGGTAGCGGCGGGCAGAGCGATGGGGTTGGACGCCGAGCGGTTGGCCACGGCGATGGCGCTGGCCGTTCCCGCGGCCGGTGGTGCGCAGAAAGCCTTTGGCACGCATGGGAAATCCCTGCAGGTCGGGTTCGCAGCGGAGGCCGGGGTCCGGGCGGCTGGGCTCGCCAGGGCGGGCGCGAGCGCGGACCCGGCTGCGCTGGACGACTGGCTCCGGCTGGTGGGCGGGCAACCCGGTGACCTCGCGTTGAACGGCCCGGCGGTGCCGGGTGGGCTGGCGATCAAGGTGTTCCCGTGCTGCTACGCGATGCAGCGCCCGATCGCCGCGCTGCGCGAGGTGCGCGGCGACATCCGGGGCGAAGTGCGGCGCGTGCGGGTTCGGACTCCGGAAGGGACCGTGCAGCCGCTGATCCACGACCGGCCGGGCACGGGGCTGCAAGGCAAATTCAGCATGCAGTACGCGGTGGCGACGGCGTTGCTCGACGACTACCCGGATTTCGCGTCGTTCAGCGACGAAGCGGTCGCGCGCCCGGAGGCGCAGAAGTTGTTGCGGCGCGTGGAAACCGCCTACCCGCCGGGTGCGGACGGGTTGCTGGCCGGCGCGGTCGACATCGAGGTCGAGCACGACGGCGAGCCGCTGCGCACCGAGCTGGTACACCCGCCGGGATCGCCGTCCCGGCCGCCGAATTCGGCTGAACTGGCGGAAAAGCTCAGCGCCTGCGGAGCCGCGGGCCTGCTCGACGGCGGGAACTGGAAGTCGGTGCGCGACCTGCTGGACCGGACGTTCCCGCGCCAAGGGGTGATCGACTGA
- a CDS encoding MarR family transcriptional regulator, with translation MSSHAEQPGTELDSAASPTPLTLYLVKRLELVIRALMDDVLRPLGLTTLQYTALTVLESKGALSSAQLARRSFLRPQTMHEMVLALEKRGLIARRPDENNRRVLLATLTDDGRELLTRCAPAVLELENELLAGLDKRQRDEFRETLRHGVDTLGALSEARR, from the coding sequence GTGAGCAGCCATGCAGAGCAGCCCGGCACCGAGCTCGACTCCGCCGCCTCGCCGACACCGCTGACGCTGTACCTGGTCAAACGCCTGGAGCTGGTGATCCGGGCACTGATGGACGATGTGCTGCGCCCGCTCGGGCTCACCACGTTGCAGTACACGGCGCTGACCGTGCTGGAGTCCAAGGGCGCGTTGTCGTCGGCGCAACTGGCCCGCCGTTCTTTCCTGCGGCCGCAGACGATGCACGAAATGGTGCTGGCGCTGGAGAAGCGCGGGCTGATCGCGCGCAGGCCGGACGAGAACAACCGGCGCGTGCTGCTGGCCACGCTCACCGACGACGGGCGCGAGCTGCTGACTCGCTGCGCGCCCGCCGTGCTGGAGCTGGAGAACGAACTGCTGGCCGGATTGGACAAGCGCCAGCGCGACGAGTTCCGCGAGACGCTGCGGCACGGCGTCGACACGCTCGGCGCGTTGTCCGAGGCCCGCCGCTGA
- a CDS encoding MFS transporter: protein MSGSPLLAALSGARVGRLHRRVLLTVSVMFFFDLADLNSFAFAAPAIRRAHDFSVHDVAWVTGVGFAGMAVGAILGGRLTDLLGRRAGMLWSVVLFSAGSLMNALVTGVGLMAVARFATGIGLGALTTVAITYLSEVTPAEKRGRFQSIALGTGLIGIPVVAFLARGLTGTHPESWRLLFLFGALGFLLIPMLLRLPESPRWLLTRGRYEEAAAIVRRFAPEHTGNEQQPAEEPPRARMADLFAPGMRRNTIALMVVWLFALVGFYGFQSWIPTLLADHGQDFAKSLTMSALTTVGAVPGAFLAWPFIDRFSRKKMATVLGLIVTALGVGYGLADNSALIVVFGVLVAALTQTYIAVLYSYTPEVFPTHLRTAGAGLGNGLGRIGNVVAPLVIATIYTTPSLGYAAVFVFISGCWLVATATLALFGVETKRTSLEQLHEGRMAPDERSIGA from the coding sequence ATGAGCGGTTCACCCCTGCTCGCCGCGCTCAGCGGTGCGCGCGTCGGCAGGCTGCACCGGCGGGTGCTGCTGACCGTGAGCGTGATGTTCTTCTTCGATCTGGCCGACCTGAACAGCTTCGCGTTCGCCGCCCCGGCGATCCGCCGCGCGCACGACTTCTCGGTGCACGACGTGGCGTGGGTGACCGGTGTCGGGTTCGCCGGAATGGCCGTCGGCGCGATCCTCGGCGGCAGGCTCACCGACCTGCTCGGGCGCCGCGCCGGGATGTTGTGGTCGGTGGTGCTGTTCTCGGCGGGTTCGCTGATGAACGCGCTGGTCACCGGCGTCGGGCTGATGGCGGTGGCGCGGTTCGCCACCGGGATCGGGCTCGGCGCGCTGACGACCGTGGCGATCACCTACCTCTCCGAGGTCACCCCCGCCGAGAAGCGCGGACGCTTCCAGTCGATCGCGCTGGGCACCGGCCTGATCGGCATCCCGGTCGTCGCGTTCCTCGCGCGCGGCCTGACCGGCACGCATCCCGAGTCGTGGCGACTGCTGTTCCTGTTCGGCGCCTTGGGTTTCCTGCTGATCCCGATGCTGCTGCGGCTGCCCGAATCGCCGCGCTGGCTGCTGACCCGCGGCCGCTACGAGGAGGCGGCGGCGATCGTGCGCCGATTCGCGCCCGAGCACACCGGAAACGAGCAACAGCCCGCCGAAGAGCCACCGCGAGCCAGGATGGCCGACCTGTTCGCCCCGGGGATGCGCCGCAACACGATCGCGCTGATGGTGGTGTGGCTGTTCGCGCTGGTCGGCTTCTACGGTTTCCAGTCGTGGATCCCGACGCTGCTGGCCGATCACGGGCAGGACTTCGCCAAGAGCCTCACGATGTCGGCGTTGACCACGGTCGGCGCCGTGCCCGGCGCGTTCCTGGCGTGGCCGTTCATCGACCGCTTCTCGCGCAAGAAGATGGCGACCGTGCTCGGCCTGATCGTGACCGCGCTCGGCGTGGGCTACGGGCTCGCGGACAACAGCGCGCTGATCGTGGTGTTCGGAGTGCTGGTCGCGGCGTTGACGCAGACCTACATCGCGGTGCTGTACTCCTACACGCCCGAGGTGTTTCCCACCCACCTGCGCACGGCCGGTGCCGGGCTCGGCAACGGGCTCGGCCGGATCGGGAACGTGGTGGCACCGCTGGTGATCGCCACGATCTACACGACGCCGTCGCTGGGCTATGCGGCGGTTTTCGTGTTCATCTCGGGTTGCTGGCTGGTGGCGACGGCGACGCTGGCGCTGTTCGGCGTCGAGACCAAGCGCACGTCGCTGGAACAGCTGCACGAGGGCAGGATGGCGCCGGACGAGAGGAGCATCGGTGCTTGA
- a CDS encoding CaiB/BaiF CoA transferase family protein — protein MRPLDGITVVSIEQAVAAPFATRQLADLGARVIKIERPGDGDFARRYDESVDGQASYFVWLNRSKESLALDLKDQRGRAVLDELLAGADVFVQNLAPGAAARMGLDAESLDNGKLIVCDVSGFGSSGSWSQRKAYDLLVQCQTGLVSLTGGEEPAKVGVSIADISAGMYAYSGILSALYLRATTGEARSVEVSLFDSLAEWVSQPAHFTRHTGTQPQRAGASHPTIAPYGPFTAADGKQVLLAVQNDREWAALCGRFLGDTGLTGDERFATNSARVRHRDELDGIIADRFACLDSEEAGKLLDEIGIANAGLNSVAEFLQHPALTERGRWRDIGIPGSVVPALLPPAILSGVEPRMDPVPDVGDHSGTILAELGRNQEEIGELRAQGVI, from the coding sequence ATGCGGCCGTTGGACGGCATCACCGTCGTGAGCATCGAGCAGGCGGTGGCCGCGCCGTTCGCCACCCGCCAGCTCGCCGACCTCGGCGCCCGCGTGATCAAGATCGAGCGGCCGGGGGACGGGGATTTCGCCCGCCGCTACGACGAATCCGTCGACGGGCAGGCCAGCTACTTCGTGTGGCTGAACCGGTCGAAGGAGTCGCTGGCGCTGGACCTCAAGGACCAGCGCGGACGCGCGGTGCTGGACGAACTGCTGGCCGGAGCGGACGTGTTCGTGCAGAACCTCGCTCCCGGCGCGGCCGCGCGGATGGGCCTGGACGCGGAAAGCCTGGACAACGGCAAGCTGATCGTCTGCGACGTCTCCGGGTTCGGCTCCAGCGGGTCCTGGTCGCAGCGCAAGGCCTACGACCTGCTGGTGCAGTGCCAGACCGGTCTGGTGTCGCTGACCGGCGGGGAGGAACCGGCGAAGGTCGGAGTGTCCATTGCGGACATTTCGGCGGGGATGTACGCGTACTCCGGGATTCTGAGCGCGCTGTACCTGCGGGCCACGACGGGCGAGGCCCGCTCGGTCGAGGTGTCGCTGTTCGACTCGCTCGCGGAGTGGGTGAGCCAGCCCGCGCACTTCACCCGGCACACCGGCACCCAGCCCCAGCGCGCCGGGGCCAGCCACCCGACGATCGCGCCGTACGGGCCGTTCACCGCGGCCGACGGCAAGCAGGTGCTGCTGGCGGTGCAGAACGATCGCGAGTGGGCGGCGCTGTGCGGGCGGTTTCTCGGTGACACGGGGTTGACCGGCGACGAACGGTTCGCGACGAACTCCGCGCGGGTCCGGCATCGCGATGAGCTCGACGGCATCATCGCGGACCGGTTCGCCTGCCTCGACTCCGAGGAAGCCGGCAAGCTGCTCGACGAGATCGGCATCGCCAACGCCGGGCTGAACTCGGTCGCGGAGTTCCTGCAGCACCCGGCGCTGACCGAACGCGGCCGCTGGCGCGACATCGGCATCCCCGGCTCGGTCGTGCCCGCGCTGCTGCCACCGGCCATCCTGTCCGGAGTGGAACCACGCATGGATCCCGTGCCGGACGTCGGTGACCACAGCGGCACGATCCTCGCCGAACTCGGCCGGAACCAAGAAGAGATCGGCGAACTCCGCGCGCAAGGCGTCATCTGA
- a CDS encoding GntR family transcriptional regulator, with product MGEAKQSAYAKLARELRAAILRHDYPDGVRLPTEAELAENHRVSRQTVRRAFQDLVSEGMVYRVPGRGTFAAPREEQYLRQFGSVDDLMGLSIDTTMELVAPLRKEVALDAAGRLQLHTDRVHTLAFLRLHENIPFCLSTVYLPPAVGGLLADVPELTEVGARSRFTIIGLLDERMSDPIAEAEQSITVGQASAGAAEHLGCEPDRSLLRIDRIYQSTAGQPVELAVSYFLPEHYSYRVRLRRTLR from the coding sequence GTGGGTGAGGCCAAGCAGAGCGCCTACGCGAAGCTCGCGCGAGAGCTTCGCGCGGCGATCCTGCGCCACGACTACCCGGACGGCGTGCGGCTGCCCACCGAGGCCGAGCTCGCCGAGAACCACCGGGTCAGCAGGCAGACCGTGCGCCGCGCCTTCCAGGACCTGGTCTCGGAAGGGATGGTGTACCGGGTTCCGGGGCGGGGCACCTTCGCCGCTCCGCGCGAAGAGCAGTACCTGCGCCAGTTCGGGTCGGTCGACGACCTCATGGGACTGTCGATCGACACCACGATGGAACTCGTCGCACCGCTGCGCAAAGAAGTCGCGCTGGACGCAGCTGGCAGGCTCCAGCTGCACACCGACCGGGTGCACACCCTCGCGTTCCTGCGGCTGCACGAGAACATCCCGTTCTGCCTGTCCACCGTCTACCTGCCGCCCGCGGTGGGCGGGCTGCTGGCGGACGTGCCGGAGCTGACCGAGGTGGGCGCGCGCAGCCGGTTCACCATCATCGGGCTGCTGGACGAGCGGATGAGCGATCCCATCGCGGAGGCCGAGCAGAGCATCACCGTCGGGCAGGCGTCCGCGGGCGCGGCGGAGCACCTCGGCTGCGAACCGGACCGCTCGCTGCTGCGCATCGACCGGATCTACCAGTCCACCGCAGGCCAGCCGGTGGAGCTGGCGGTGAGCTACTTCCTGCCGGAGCACTACTCGTACCGGGTGCGGTTGCGTCGCACGCTGCGCTGA
- a CDS encoding acyl-CoA dehydrogenase family protein — protein sequence MSTVDILDRDEQLIVETVREFVDRDVKPVVQELEHANTYPEALIERMKELGIFGLAIPEEHGGNPVSTPCYVLITEELARGWMSLAGAMGGHTVVSKLLLHFGTEEQKAKYLPKMATGETRAAMALTEPGGGSDLQAMTTHARREGDEYVVDGAKTWITNSRRSGLIALLCKTDPAAEPAHRGISILLAEHGPGLEVSRDLPKLGYKGVESCELSFVDYRAPADALLGGVEGKGFGQMMKGLETGRIQVASRALGVGRAALEDALHYAQERESFGKPIWKHQSIGNMLADMATKLTAARQLTLHAARESDADRRVDMEAGMAKLYASEAAMEIALNAVRVHGGYGYSTEFDVERYFRDAPLMIVGEGTNEIQRNVIASQLVSRGGLDA from the coding sequence GTGAGCACTGTGGACATCCTGGACCGCGACGAGCAGCTGATCGTCGAAACCGTGCGCGAGTTCGTGGACAGGGACGTCAAGCCGGTCGTGCAAGAGCTGGAGCACGCCAACACCTATCCCGAGGCGCTCATCGAGCGGATGAAGGAACTGGGCATCTTCGGCCTCGCCATCCCGGAGGAGCACGGCGGCAACCCGGTGTCCACGCCGTGCTACGTGCTCATCACCGAGGAGCTGGCGCGCGGCTGGATGAGCCTGGCCGGTGCGATGGGCGGGCACACCGTGGTCTCCAAGCTGCTGCTGCACTTCGGCACCGAAGAGCAGAAAGCCAAGTACCTGCCGAAGATGGCCACCGGCGAGACCCGCGCGGCGATGGCGCTGACCGAGCCCGGCGGCGGTTCCGATCTTCAGGCCATGACCACCCATGCCCGCCGCGAAGGCGACGAGTACGTGGTCGACGGCGCCAAGACGTGGATCACGAACTCCCGGCGTTCCGGCCTGATCGCCTTGCTGTGCAAGACCGATCCGGCCGCTGAGCCCGCGCACAGGGGAATCTCCATCCTGCTGGCCGAGCACGGTCCCGGCCTGGAGGTTTCCCGCGACCTGCCGAAGCTCGGCTACAAGGGCGTGGAGAGCTGCGAACTGTCCTTCGTGGACTACCGCGCTCCGGCGGATGCGCTGCTCGGCGGGGTCGAAGGAAAAGGCTTCGGGCAGATGATGAAGGGCTTGGAAACCGGCCGCATCCAGGTCGCGTCGCGGGCGCTCGGCGTCGGCCGGGCCGCGCTCGAGGACGCGCTGCACTACGCGCAGGAACGGGAAAGCTTCGGCAAACCCATCTGGAAGCACCAGTCCATCGGCAACATGCTGGCCGACATGGCCACCAAACTCACCGCGGCGAGGCAGCTCACGCTGCACGCGGCCCGCGAGTCCGATGCGGACCGCCGGGTCGACATGGAAGCCGGGATGGCCAAGCTCTACGCCTCGGAGGCGGCGATGGAGATCGCCCTGAACGCGGTGCGGGTGCACGGCGGCTACGGCTACTCCACCGAGTTCGACGTGGAGCGCTACTTCCGCGACGCCCCGCTGATGATCGTCGGCGAAGGCACCAACGAGATCCAGCGCAACGTGATCGCCTCCCAACTGGTCTCCCGCGGCGGCCTGGACGCCTGA
- a CDS encoding p-hydroxycinnamoyl CoA hydratase/lyase — protein sequence MDEQQPWGESVLVEFDEGIAWVSLNRPDKRNAMNPALNDEMIRVLDALEGDERCKVLVLTGAGESFSAGMDLKEYFREVDETGSVAVQARVRRASAEWQWKRLAHWAKPTIAMVNGWCFGGAFTPLVACDLAIADEAATFGLSEVNWGIPPGGVVSRALAATVSQRDALYHIMTGETFDGREASRMRLVNEAVPAGRLRERTRELALKLAGMNQVVLHAAKVGFKVGAEMPWEQAEDYLYAKLDQSQFADGAGARAKGMSQFLDDKSYRPGLSSFDPQQ from the coding sequence GTGGACGAGCAACAGCCGTGGGGCGAGTCGGTCCTGGTCGAGTTCGACGAGGGGATCGCCTGGGTCTCGCTGAACCGCCCGGACAAGCGCAACGCGATGAACCCGGCGCTCAACGACGAGATGATCCGCGTGCTCGACGCCCTGGAAGGCGACGAGCGCTGCAAGGTGCTCGTGCTGACCGGCGCCGGCGAGTCGTTCTCCGCGGGCATGGACCTCAAGGAGTACTTCCGCGAGGTCGACGAGACCGGCAGCGTCGCGGTGCAGGCGCGGGTGCGCAGGGCCAGCGCGGAATGGCAGTGGAAACGCCTGGCGCACTGGGCGAAACCGACCATCGCGATGGTCAACGGCTGGTGCTTCGGCGGCGCGTTCACCCCACTGGTGGCCTGCGACCTCGCGATCGCCGACGAGGCCGCGACGTTCGGGCTTTCCGAGGTGAACTGGGGAATCCCGCCGGGCGGAGTGGTCAGCCGCGCGCTGGCCGCCACCGTCAGCCAGCGGGACGCGCTGTACCACATCATGACCGGCGAAACCTTCGACGGACGCGAGGCGTCCCGGATGCGCCTGGTCAACGAGGCGGTCCCGGCCGGGCGGCTGCGCGAGCGCACCCGCGAGCTGGCGCTGAAGCTCGCCGGGATGAACCAGGTGGTGCTGCACGCGGCGAAGGTCGGGTTCAAGGTCGGCGCCGAAATGCCGTGGGAGCAGGCGGAGGACTACCTCTACGCCAAACTGGACCAGTCGCAGTTCGCCGACGGCGCAGGCGCCCGCGCCAAAGGCATGTCGCAGTTCCTGGACGACAAGAGCTACCGTCCGGGTCTGAGTTCTTTCGACCCGCAGCAGTGA